From the Nitrobacter hamburgensis X14 genome, one window contains:
- a CDS encoding ABC transporter ATP-binding protein, with protein sequence MTEPPKKITDDPYGAAILIRRLITEQGMAYWRRYLAAFGLMAVSAATTAGSAYLLGEVINQAYVNKDVRGIAILSLVTVVIFTIKGAATYGHSVILSQISNAILANNQRRLFAKLMSESIGFFSARHSSEFLARLTAGASSVTQVLSLLINAVGRDLLSLIGLIIVMVTQDPYMALFGLLVAPPAMLVLRKLVKRVKGLAHNQFSGTTDIMEIMQESLQGIRTVKAFTLERTMGERIDASIAAVEQTNNKMARVSNRASPLMETLGGFAIAGGLMYGGYRVVAMGATPGQFFSFLTAFLLAYEPAKRLARLNIELNSNLIGARKLLEIVDGPASEPDDSDKPALKLTTACVELRDVTFAYRADEPVLNRMSFVAEPGKMTALVGPSGGGKSTVLALLLRLYEVTKGDILIDGQVISGVSRTSLRRQTAYVGQDVYLFRASIRENIAFGRPGAGEAEIIAAAKAACAHDFIMSFPLGYDTPVGEHGAQLSGGQRQRIAVARALIKNAPIILLDEATAALDSESEKQVQEAIGHLCQNRTTIVIAHRLHTIMHADAILVVEGGEIVERGRHDDLLRRGGRYASFFRLQHRDAAPALAPLSASA encoded by the coding sequence ATGACCGAGCCTCCGAAGAAAATTACCGACGATCCCTATGGCGCGGCCATCCTGATCCGCCGCCTGATCACGGAACAGGGCATGGCCTATTGGCGGCGCTACCTCGCCGCATTCGGGTTGATGGCCGTCTCGGCGGCAACGACGGCGGGTTCCGCCTACTTGCTCGGCGAAGTCATCAATCAGGCTTACGTCAACAAGGACGTGCGCGGTATCGCCATTCTATCGCTCGTCACGGTCGTGATCTTCACCATCAAGGGCGCGGCGACCTACGGCCATTCCGTGATCCTGTCGCAGATCAGCAACGCGATCCTCGCCAACAACCAACGCCGTCTGTTCGCCAAACTGATGAGCGAAAGCATCGGCTTCTTCTCGGCGCGGCATTCGTCGGAGTTTCTGGCGCGGCTGACCGCCGGCGCCAGCTCCGTCACGCAGGTGCTCAGCCTGCTGATCAACGCCGTCGGCCGCGACCTGCTCTCGCTGATCGGACTGATCATCGTGATGGTGACGCAGGATCCATACATGGCGCTGTTCGGCCTCCTGGTCGCCCCGCCGGCGATGCTGGTGCTGCGCAAGCTGGTGAAGCGCGTCAAGGGGCTCGCCCACAACCAGTTCAGCGGCACCACCGACATCATGGAGATCATGCAGGAATCGCTGCAGGGCATCCGCACCGTGAAGGCGTTCACGCTCGAGCGGACCATGGGCGAACGGATCGACGCCAGCATCGCAGCCGTCGAGCAGACCAACAACAAGATGGCGCGGGTCTCGAACCGCGCCAGTCCGCTGATGGAAACGCTGGGCGGTTTCGCCATCGCCGGCGGGCTGATGTACGGCGGCTATCGCGTCGTCGCCATGGGCGCGACGCCCGGCCAGTTCTTTTCGTTCCTCACCGCCTTTCTGCTGGCCTATGAACCGGCCAAGCGGCTGGCTCGCCTCAACATCGAACTCAACAGCAACCTGATCGGCGCGCGCAAGCTTCTAGAGATCGTCGACGGCCCCGCCAGCGAACCCGACGACAGCGACAAACCGGCGCTGAAACTGACGACCGCCTGCGTCGAGCTGCGAGACGTCACGTTCGCCTATCGTGCCGACGAACCCGTCCTCAACCGCATGAGTTTCGTCGCCGAGCCCGGCAAGATGACCGCGCTGGTCGGCCCGTCGGGTGGGGGCAAATCGACCGTGCTGGCGCTGCTGCTGCGCCTGTATGAGGTCACCAAAGGCGACATCCTGATCGACGGACAGGTCATCTCCGGCGTCTCTCGGACCTCGCTGCGCCGGCAGACCGCCTATGTCGGACAGGACGTTTATCTATTCCGGGCCAGCATCCGCGAGAACATCGCGTTCGGCCGCCCCGGTGCCGGCGAGGCTGAGATCATCGCCGCGGCGAAAGCCGCCTGCGCTCACGATTTCATCATGAGCTTTCCGCTCGGCTACGACACGCCCGTGGGCGAACACGGCGCGCAACTTTCCGGCGGGCAACGCCAGCGGATCGCCGTGGCGCGCGCGCTGATCAAGAACGCACCGATCATCCTGCTGGACGAGGCCACCGCCGCGCTCGATTCCGAGTCCGAAAAGCAGGTGCAGGAAGCGATCGGGCATCTCTGCCAGAACCGCACCACGATCGTGATCGCACACCGCCTGCACACCATCATGCACGCCGACGCGATCCTGGTGGTCGAAGGGGGCGAGATCGTCGAGCGCGGCCGGCACGACGATCTGCTACGGCGCGGTGGACGCTATGCGTCGTTTTTTCGATTACAGCATCGCGACGCGGCGCCTGCCCTGGCCCCTCTCAGCGCATCGGCGTAA